The following proteins are encoded in a genomic region of Rattus rattus isolate New Zealand chromosome 2, Rrattus_CSIRO_v1, whole genome shotgun sequence:
- the Echs1 gene encoding enoyl-CoA hydratase, mitochondrial encodes MAALRALLPRACNSLLSPVRCPEFRRFASGANFQYIITEKKGKNSSVGLIQLNRPKALNALCNGLIEELNQALETFEEDPAVGAIVLTGGEKAFAAGADIKEMQNRTFQDCYSGKFLSHWDHITRIKKPVIAAVNGYALGGGCELAMMCDIIYAGEKAQFGQPEILLGTIPGAGGTQRLTRAVGKSLAMEMVLTGDRISAQDAKQAGLVSKIFPVETLVEEAIQCAEKIANNSKIIVAMAKESVNAAFEMTLTEGNKLEKKLFYSTFATDDRREGMSAFVEKRKANFKDH; translated from the exons GTGCTAACTTTCAGTACATCATCacggaaaagaaaggaaagaatagcAGCGTGGGGCTGATCCAGTTGAACCGCCCCAAAGCACTCAATGCACTTTGCAATGGACTGATTGAGGAGCTCAACCAAGCACTGGAGACCTTTGAGGAAGATCCCGCTGTGGGCGCCATCGTGCTCACTGGTGGGGAGAAGGCCTTTGCAG CCGGAGCTGACATCAAGGAAATGCAGAACCGGACATTTCAGGACTGTTACTCAGGCAAGTTCCTGAGCCACTGGGACCATATCACCCGGATCAAGAAGCCGGTCATCGCGGCTGTCAATGGCTATGCT cttgGTGGGGGCTGTGAACTTGCCATGATGTGCGATATCATCTATGCTGGTGAGAAAGCCCAGTTTGGACAGCCAGAAATCCTCCTGGGGACCATCCCAG GTGCAGGGGGCACTCAGAGACTCACCCGAGCAGTCGGCAAATCACTAGCAATGGAGATGGTCCTCACTGGTGACCGAATTTCAGCACAGGATGCCAAGCAAGCAG GTCTTGTAAGCAAGATTTTTCCCGTTGAAACACTGGTTGAAGAGGCCATCCAATGTGCAGAAAAGATTGCCAACAATTCCAAGATCATAGTAGCCATGGCGAAAGAATCTGTGAATGCAG CCTTTGAAATGACATTAACAGAAGGAAATAAGCTGGAGAAGAAGCTCTTCTATTCCACCTTTGCCACT GATGACCGGAGAGAAGGGATGTCTGCCtttgtggagaaaaggaaggccAACTTCAAAGACCACTGA
- the Fuom gene encoding fucose mutarotase, which produces MVVLKGIPTVLSPELLFALARMGHGDEIVLADANFPTSSICQCGPIEIRADGLDIPQLLEAVLKLLPLDTYVESPAAVMDLVPSDREKGLQTPIWDHYESLLLKADCKKSLRKIERFAFYERAKKAFAVVATGEMALYGNIILKKGTLDLGPA; this is translated from the exons ATGGTTGTGCTCAAGGGCATCCCGACGGTGCTGTCTCCTGAGCTGTTGTTCGCGCTTGCGCGGATGGGGCACGGAGACGAGATTG TCCTTGCAGATGCGAACTTCCCTACGTCCTCCATCTGCCAGTGTGGGCCTATAGAGATCCGAGCAGACG GCCTGGACATCCCACAGCTCCTGGAGGCTGTGCTGAAGCTCCTGCCCCTGGACACCTATGTGGAAAGCCCG GCTGCTGTCATGGACCTAGTGCCCAGTGACAGGGAGAAGGGCCTGCAGACCCCGATATGGGACCATTATGAATCCCTTCTCCTCAAAGCTGACTGTAAG AAATCCCTGAGGAAGATAGAGAGATTTGCATTTTATGAACGTGCAAAAAAGGCATTTGCTGTTGTTGCCACCGG GGAGATGGCACTCTATGGAAACATCATCCTCAAGAAGGGAACTCTTGACCTCGGACCCGCATAG
- the Prap1 gene encoding proline-rich acidic protein 1, which produces MKRFLLATCLVAVLLWEAGAIPAHQVPVKTKGKHVFPEQETEKAWDTRAMEPLEKDDQLGALLPVPKQKLAATEEKHSDTMTWVETKDILSRFRNPLQGPELDLDSIYHPMSEDVQNEEVPQSRPILYRQVLHGPEEDLDHISHSLEDSGEP; this is translated from the exons ATGAAGAG GTTTCTCCTGGCCACCTGTCTGGTGGCTGTGCTGCTGTGGGAGGCAGGTGCAATTCCAGCACACCAG GTCCCTGTCAAGACCAAAGGCAAACATGTGTTCCctgaacaggaaacagagaa GGCCTGGGATACCAGAGCCATGGAACCTCTTGAAAAGGATGACCAGCTGGGGGCACTGCTTCCTGTACCCAAGCAGAAGCTTGCAGCCACTGAGGAAAAGCATTCAG ATACCATGACCTGGGTGGAAACTAAGGACATCCTGAGCCGTTTTCGGAATCCTCTTCAGGGTCCAGAACTGGATCTTGACAGCATATACCATCCCATGTCTGAGGATGTCCAGAATGAAGAAGTGCCCCAGTCTAGGCCCATCCTATATCGTCAGGTGCTGCACGGACCAGAGGAGGACCTTGACCACATCTCCCACTCTCTGGAGGATTCTGGAGAGCCCTAA